The Hymenobacter sp. 5317J-9 genome has a window encoding:
- a CDS encoding META domain-containing protein: MQQSFTHTLIRPMTFRRLFPATFLATLALSSCEKDDSAAPIDLPLGGRWMLARIDAFPVEASSYSGTTKSYLEFQDLGKAVVGLGPCNNFSGRFALGPGQGLTLSAPISTRVTCPVQQLETQYLDNLALTARYEISGGELRLFDATAAAPRLTFRRAGE; the protein is encoded by the coding sequence TTGCAACAGTCTTTCACGCACACCCTCATCCGTCCGATGACTTTCCGGCGCCTGTTCCCCGCAACATTCCTTGCAACCCTGGCCCTGAGCAGCTGCGAGAAAGACGACAGCGCCGCACCCATCGACCTGCCGCTTGGTGGCCGCTGGATGCTGGCCCGCATCGACGCGTTTCCGGTGGAGGCGTCCAGCTACTCGGGCACCACCAAGTCCTACCTGGAGTTTCAGGACCTGGGCAAGGCCGTGGTGGGCCTGGGGCCGTGCAACAACTTCAGCGGCCGCTTCGCGCTGGGCCCCGGGCAAGGCCTCACGCTTTCCGCCCCCATTTCGACCCGCGTGACTTGCCCCGTGCAGCAGCTCGAAACCCAGTACCTCGACAACCTGGCCTTGACGGCGCGCTACGAAATCAGCGGCGGCGAGCTGCGGCTGTTCGATGCCACGGCCGCCGCGCCGCGCCTCACGTTTCGGCGCGCCGGGGAGTAG
- a CDS encoding NAD(P)/FAD-dependent oxidoreductase: MEGLTKIDDLGKPRVVIVGGGFGGLELAKALAHAPVQVVLIDKQNYHTFQPLLYQVATAGLDEGDIVSPFRKILNEQDNFYFRLAEVLSVDAQAQIVETSIGCVRYDYLVLATGATTNYFGDEQMAQNAIAIKSVEDAIELRNTVLSNFEQALQLGDMEQLNSLLDFVIVGGGPTGVEIAGALSELRKHVFPKDYREIDFKEMDIHLVQSGPVLLKGMSANASAQALKSLQEFGVQVWLDARVKSYDGYTATLNTGQQLVSRTLIWAAGVTGAPIKGLDASCLLPGNRYAVDVYNRVQGYENVFAIGDIALMKTDAYPDGHPMVAQPALQQGRLLGENLYRVLTNQLMQPFAYHDKGAMATIGRNHAVADVKLFGKEYHLQGVLAWLAWSVVHVVSLVGFRNRLMVLLQWTWSYLSYDKGLRYIIGKTKAPLVETSVEDKAIL; encoded by the coding sequence ATGGAAGGGTTAACGAAAATAGACGACCTCGGCAAACCGCGCGTGGTGATAGTGGGCGGCGGTTTTGGCGGCCTGGAGCTGGCCAAGGCCCTGGCCCACGCCCCCGTGCAGGTGGTGCTGATTGACAAGCAGAACTACCACACCTTCCAGCCGCTGCTCTACCAGGTGGCCACCGCCGGGCTGGACGAGGGCGACATCGTGTCGCCGTTTCGCAAAATCCTCAACGAGCAGGACAATTTTTACTTCCGGCTGGCCGAGGTGCTGTCGGTCGATGCGCAGGCGCAAATCGTGGAAACCAGCATCGGCTGCGTGCGCTACGACTACCTGGTGCTGGCCACCGGCGCCACCACCAACTACTTCGGCGACGAGCAAATGGCCCAGAACGCCATCGCCATCAAGAGCGTGGAGGACGCCATTGAGCTGCGCAACACGGTGCTTTCCAACTTCGAGCAGGCCCTGCAGCTCGGCGACATGGAGCAGCTCAACAGCCTCCTGGACTTTGTGATAGTGGGCGGCGGCCCCACCGGCGTCGAAATAGCCGGGGCCCTGAGCGAGCTGCGCAAGCACGTGTTCCCGAAGGACTATCGCGAAATCGACTTCAAAGAAATGGACATTCACTTGGTGCAGAGCGGGCCGGTGCTGCTGAAGGGCATGTCGGCCAACGCCTCGGCGCAGGCGCTGAAGTCGCTGCAGGAGTTTGGGGTGCAGGTGTGGCTCGACGCCCGGGTGAAATCCTACGACGGCTACACCGCGACGCTGAACACCGGCCAGCAGCTGGTGTCGCGCACCCTCATCTGGGCCGCCGGCGTCACGGGCGCCCCCATCAAGGGCCTCGACGCCTCGTGCCTGCTGCCCGGCAACCGCTACGCCGTGGACGTGTACAACCGCGTGCAGGGCTACGAAAACGTCTTCGCCATCGGCGACATCGCCCTGATGAAAACCGACGCCTACCCCGACGGCCACCCCATGGTGGCCCAGCCTGCGCTGCAGCAGGGCCGCCTGCTGGGCGAAAACCTCTACCGCGTGCTCACCAACCAGCTCATGCAGCCCTTCGCCTACCACGACAAGGGCGCCATGGCCACCATCGGCCGCAACCACGCCGTGGCCGACGTGAAGCTCTTCGGCAAGGAATACCACCTGCAGGGCGTGCTGGCCTGGCTGGCCTGGAGCGTGGTGCACGTGGTGTCGCTCGTGGGCTTCCGCAACCGCCTGATGGTGCTGCTGCAGTGGACCTGGAGCTACCTCAGCTACGACAAGGGCCTGCGCTACATCATCGGCAAAACCAAGGCCCCGCTGGTGGAAACGAGCGTGGAGGACAAGGCGATATTGTGA
- a CDS encoding nucleotide-binding protein has translation MPNKLKGFFGYSSNPNSAGEAVEAAVKTINESQEIEILTWRKLAKGGSLVINDILRNIENSDFACFDLTGMNDNVLYEIGFAIGKNKPIWLVFDTSHEESVRKYDQLGLLKDITYSAYTNDRGIVAAFEKDRPFEGERLLPRLVSNYTDPDATPSILLYLKQQIDTTASSAVYRAVESRNIPLVLDDPSESKVQNLSWYMQNVWSTLAVLAEFSSTARSGHSLQNTKCAFISGLAFGLNKRVLMIVEHPYIPSSDYRSLIKVYDYSDQANKSVVGFVANLKAEVAELFVAPKKSRSGERPKSELQTISFGEWIAEHESSKIYDYYVQIKHIKSLVKNEHNIIVGRKGCGKTASFYFLEQELSSDVRNVVCVIKPISFEIDGLLVLLRASGEDFQKHYLIEAVWKFLIYTEVAKSLYERVANKPLYSLSIQEQDFLDYVNRHQQTILPDFSTRMEVQLEKLKELFASLVEDTQQRFKERISELLHDTILFDIRAHIAEIAPKSGRIIVLIDNLDKSWRKDNDLPVLSQWILGLLSVTGRIAKEISFIKQKQINVAFNLTIFLRSDILRHIMKSAREPDKIEKSELTYDDKEILLRILNERFVQLNPKHSDASEFWDKYISHSVADEIIDDYIFNRIFPRPRDLIYFIRQAKDTAVARGHSIIESSDVEKAYLLYSEWVLTSLFVENGVTQQQMENFMYNLAGNTTVLCEEDIVTAMQLANIDDGDDKSREHFIDHLVALSILGREVTANNFVFEYDLNVDLRNKILAGKLSVRRFRVHNAIVPALRLVQ, from the coding sequence ATGCCTAATAAATTAAAGGGTTTTTTTGGATATAGCAGTAATCCAAATAGTGCAGGGGAGGCAGTAGAGGCAGCTGTTAAAACTATAAATGAAAGTCAGGAAATAGAAATACTAACATGGCGAAAGTTAGCTAAGGGAGGTAGTTTAGTAATTAATGATATTCTGCGTAATATTGAGAATAGCGACTTTGCTTGTTTTGACTTAACAGGAATGAATGATAATGTTTTATATGAAATAGGATTTGCAATTGGGAAAAACAAGCCAATTTGGCTCGTTTTTGATACTTCACATGAGGAATCTGTACGGAAATATGACCAGCTTGGCCTTTTAAAAGATATTACATACAGTGCTTATACTAATGACAGAGGAATTGTGGCTGCCTTTGAAAAAGACAGGCCTTTTGAAGGAGAACGTTTACTCCCAAGGTTAGTGTCAAACTACACAGACCCGGATGCTACGCCAAGTATTTTGCTTTATTTAAAGCAACAGATAGACACTACGGCAAGTAGCGCTGTATATAGGGCTGTTGAAAGCAGAAATATTCCTCTAGTTCTAGATGACCCTAGTGAATCAAAGGTTCAAAATTTGTCTTGGTACATGCAGAACGTGTGGTCCACACTAGCTGTATTAGCTGAGTTTAGTTCAACAGCAAGAAGTGGGCATAGCTTGCAGAATACCAAGTGCGCTTTTATATCTGGATTAGCATTTGGCTTGAATAAAAGAGTTCTAATGATTGTTGAGCATCCTTATATACCTTCCTCGGATTACAGAAGCCTGATAAAAGTTTACGATTATTCTGACCAAGCTAATAAGTCTGTTGTTGGATTTGTTGCTAATCTAAAGGCAGAAGTAGCAGAGTTGTTTGTTGCTCCTAAGAAAAGCCGTTCTGGTGAAAGGCCAAAGAGCGAATTACAAACTATTTCTTTTGGGGAATGGATTGCTGAACATGAGAGCTCAAAGATATACGATTATTATGTGCAGATAAAGCACATTAAAAGCTTGGTTAAGAATGAGCATAATATAATCGTAGGACGTAAAGGATGCGGAAAAACAGCTAGTTTTTATTTTCTTGAACAAGAATTGTCCTCTGATGTAAGAAACGTTGTGTGCGTGATAAAGCCTATTAGCTTTGAGATAGATGGTCTACTAGTACTGCTGCGTGCTTCTGGCGAGGATTTCCAAAAACATTATCTCATTGAAGCTGTTTGGAAATTTTTAATATATACTGAGGTTGCTAAAAGCCTTTATGAAAGAGTTGCAAATAAGCCTCTTTATTCACTTAGTATTCAAGAGCAAGATTTTTTAGATTACGTAAACAGACATCAGCAGACAATACTTCCTGATTTTTCAACAAGAATGGAAGTTCAATTAGAAAAGCTTAAGGAGCTTTTCGCTTCTCTTGTTGAAGACACACAGCAGAGATTTAAAGAAAGGATATCTGAGTTGCTTCATGATACTATTCTCTTTGATATAAGAGCACATATAGCTGAAATTGCTCCAAAATCAGGTCGTATAATTGTATTGATTGATAATCTTGATAAGTCATGGCGTAAAGACAATGATTTGCCAGTACTGAGCCAATGGATTTTAGGCTTGTTAAGCGTTACCGGGCGAATAGCTAAAGAAATTTCTTTTATAAAACAAAAGCAAATTAATGTTGCTTTTAATCTTACTATATTCCTGCGCAGTGACATTCTTAGGCACATAATGAAGTCTGCTCGTGAGCCTGATAAAATTGAGAAGTCAGAGCTGACGTACGATGACAAGGAAATTCTGCTAAGAATTCTAAATGAAAGATTCGTTCAACTTAACCCTAAGCATTCGGACGCTTCAGAATTTTGGGATAAATACATAAGCCACTCAGTTGCTGATGAAATTATCGATGATTATATATTTAATAGGATATTTCCTCGGCCAAGGGATTTGATTTATTTTATTAGGCAGGCAAAGGATACTGCTGTTGCCAGAGGCCATTCAATAATAGAGAGTAGTGATGTTGAAAAAGCTTACTTGCTCTATTCTGAGTGGGTACTTACTTCATTGTTTGTTGAGAATGGAGTTACTCAACAACAGATGGAGAATTTCATGTATAATCTCGCTGGTAATACTACCGTATTATGCGAAGAGGATATAGTGACTGCAATGCAATTGGCTAATATTGATGATGGCGACGATAAAAGTCGTGAGCATTTTATTGACCACTTGGTTGCGTTATCAATTCTTGGAAGAGAGGTTACTGCAAACAACTTTGTTTTTGAATACGATTTGAATGTCGATTTAAGAAATAAAATTTTAGCCGGTAAACTTTCCGTAAGAAGATTTAGAGTTCATAATGCAATTGTCCCTGCACTAAGGTTGGTGCAATAA